In Microbacterium maritypicum, the following are encoded in one genomic region:
- a CDS encoding CpaF family protein: MSHPSALVAERVRMRLRSEGIDPTVDPDSAWRITHAEVRRHDDRALARGEALIEDEAACVREVLASLSGFGALQPLLDDPVVEEIWLNGSGHVHVAREGVAERTRLRLDEIAVRDLVERMLQSTGRRVDISQPFVDASLPDGSRLHVAIADVVRGSWAVNIRKFLPKYRSLEALTRQGMMPATVAETLRGAMHDGRSVIVSGATHAGKTTVLGALLDSCAGSQRIVTVEETFELAVDGPDLVALQGRQASLEGTGEITLRRLVKEALRMRPDRLVVGEVRDAEALDLVLALNTGVPGACTVHASSATEALEKLSILPLLAGRNIDRGFIAPALAASVDLVVHCVRDRAGERRVQEIIAPTGDVDDGRIRTTRIYQAEVAS, from the coding sequence GTGAGTCATCCTTCCGCCCTTGTCGCCGAACGTGTGCGGATGCGTCTCCGATCCGAGGGGATCGATCCCACCGTCGATCCGGACTCGGCGTGGCGGATCACTCACGCGGAGGTGCGTCGTCATGACGACCGCGCCCTCGCGCGGGGGGAGGCCCTGATCGAGGACGAGGCGGCGTGCGTCCGCGAGGTGCTGGCATCCCTTAGCGGATTCGGGGCGCTGCAGCCCCTGCTCGACGATCCCGTGGTCGAGGAGATCTGGCTGAACGGCTCCGGCCACGTGCACGTGGCTCGCGAGGGCGTAGCGGAACGGACCCGGCTGCGACTCGACGAGATCGCGGTGCGCGATCTCGTCGAACGGATGCTGCAGTCCACCGGACGACGTGTGGACATCAGTCAGCCGTTCGTTGACGCGTCGCTGCCCGACGGCTCGCGTCTGCACGTGGCCATCGCCGATGTCGTGCGAGGGTCGTGGGCCGTCAACATCCGCAAGTTCCTGCCGAAGTACCGGTCGCTCGAGGCATTGACACGTCAGGGCATGATGCCCGCCACCGTCGCGGAGACCTTGCGGGGCGCGATGCACGACGGTCGCAGTGTGATCGTCTCAGGAGCGACGCATGCCGGCAAGACGACCGTGCTCGGGGCGCTGCTGGACTCGTGTGCCGGGTCGCAGCGCATCGTGACGGTCGAGGAGACCTTCGAGCTGGCCGTCGACGGCCCCGACCTCGTCGCGCTCCAAGGGCGTCAGGCCAGCCTGGAAGGCACAGGCGAGATCACCCTGCGCCGTCTGGTCAAAGAAGCGCTGCGCATGCGGCCGGATCGGCTGGTGGTCGGTGAGGTGCGCGACGCCGAGGCGCTCGATCTGGTGCTCGCGCTCAACACCGGCGTCCCCGGTGCCTGCACCGTACACGCGAGCTCCGCCACGGAGGCGCTCGAGAAGCTGAGCATCCTGCCGTTGCTGGCCGGCCGGAACATCGATCGCGGATTCATCGCTCCTGCGCTCGCGGCGTCGGTCGATCTCGTGGTGCACTGCGTCCGCGACCGTGCCGGGGAACGGCGGGTGCAGGAGATCATCGCTCCCACCGGCGACGTCGATGACGGACGCATCCGAACCACCCGGATCTATCAGGCCGAGGTCGCGTCGTGA
- a CDS encoding type II secretion system F family protein translates to MTFLLGAVLAAGVLLCASPWLWPPRPDAAPTAPKARLIRLNAEAGFDSLSARALIAVIMAAGLIAASTAWLLTGLPILVLLAASAGALTPIMFLRGRRLRLRRLRRQLWPDVCDLLIASIRVGLSLPDAVASLAESAPTMLRPAFGVFAKDLQSSGRFETSLDRLKTSLADPIGDRIVETLRMARQVGGTELVGVLRALSTSVRADAALRGEVEARQSWIRGAAVLGAIAPWVILSLLVMRPEGASAYGTPEGVIVICVGAGVSVIAFQIMVRIGRLPEPRRWFG, encoded by the coding sequence GTGACGTTCCTCCTCGGGGCGGTCCTCGCGGCCGGAGTGCTCCTGTGCGCGTCTCCGTGGCTGTGGCCACCGAGACCGGACGCCGCCCCGACGGCCCCCAAGGCGCGACTGATCCGTTTGAACGCCGAGGCGGGGTTCGACAGTCTCTCGGCGCGCGCGCTCATCGCCGTGATCATGGCCGCCGGGCTCATCGCCGCCTCCACCGCATGGCTGCTGACCGGACTCCCCATCCTCGTGCTGCTCGCCGCGTCGGCGGGAGCCTTGACGCCGATCATGTTCCTGCGCGGAAGGCGGCTGCGGCTGCGCCGGCTGCGTCGGCAGCTGTGGCCCGACGTCTGCGACCTTCTGATCGCGTCGATCCGCGTCGGACTCTCCCTCCCCGATGCCGTGGCGAGCCTGGCCGAGTCCGCGCCCACGATGCTGCGGCCCGCGTTCGGCGTGTTCGCCAAAGACCTGCAGTCGAGCGGTCGATTCGAGACGAGCCTCGATCGGCTGAAGACGTCGTTGGCGGACCCGATCGGCGATCGCATCGTCGAGACCCTGCGGATGGCGCGTCAGGTCGGCGGCACCGAGCTGGTCGGGGTGCTCCGCGCGCTCTCCACCTCCGTGCGGGCGGATGCCGCGCTACGCGGAGAGGTCGAGGCGCGACAGTCGTGGATTCGTGGCGCAGCCGTCCTCGGCGCGATCGCGCCGTGGGTCATCCTCAGCCTGCTCGTCATGCGGCCGGAAGGGGCATCGGCGTACGGCACACCGGAAGGCGTGATCGTCATCTGCGTCGGTGCGGGGGTCTCGGTCATCGCCTTCCAGATCATGGTCCGCATCGGGCGGCTCCCGGAACCTCGGCGGTGGTTCGGGTGA
- a CDS encoding type II secretion system F family protein: MSGFSALACAVLVGGGFAVGVLSILAGLPRWRAASLSVRIGPYVREVVPDEDLPRGVLPLAGTLPANARTLWGGLRDVFERILGGGEVLRRRLSQAGVSMEPATFRGRQLGWALAGIGAGAVVLIVLALTGRLSVPTGVMPLLCGAAAATAYDLQLSARAKARRVRLTDELPTTLEFLALCLSAGEGFLDALRRVAAVGSGELTGELRGVVVAVGTGSPLADALTEMARRLDLTALSRAVDQVIAALEHGAPLAAVLHAQAGDAREDAKRTLIEQAGRKEILMLLPLVFLILPLSVLFAVYPGLFILRLGIG; encoded by the coding sequence GTGAGCGGGTTCTCGGCCCTCGCCTGTGCCGTTCTCGTCGGTGGCGGCTTCGCCGTCGGGGTGCTGAGCATCCTCGCCGGCCTCCCGCGCTGGCGGGCCGCTTCACTGAGCGTGCGGATCGGCCCCTACGTGCGAGAGGTGGTCCCGGATGAGGACCTCCCACGGGGTGTTCTCCCGCTCGCGGGCACACTGCCCGCGAACGCCCGAACTCTGTGGGGCGGGCTGCGGGACGTGTTCGAGCGCATACTCGGAGGCGGAGAGGTGCTTCGGCGGCGGCTCTCCCAGGCCGGTGTTTCGATGGAGCCGGCGACGTTCCGTGGCAGGCAGTTGGGCTGGGCGCTCGCCGGCATCGGGGCCGGCGCCGTCGTTCTGATCGTGCTCGCCCTGACCGGACGGCTGTCCGTTCCCACAGGCGTCATGCCGTTGCTGTGCGGCGCCGCCGCCGCGACCGCGTACGATCTGCAGCTGTCGGCACGGGCCAAGGCGCGCCGCGTGCGTCTCACCGATGAGCTTCCGACGACCCTGGAGTTCCTGGCCCTGTGCCTGTCGGCAGGCGAGGGGTTCCTCGATGCTCTGCGTCGTGTGGCCGCTGTCGGCTCCGGCGAGCTGACCGGCGAGCTCCGTGGCGTCGTGGTCGCGGTCGGCACCGGGTCGCCGCTCGCCGATGCGCTGACCGAGATGGCGAGACGCCTCGACCTGACCGCGCTGTCACGTGCCGTCGACCAGGTGATCGCCGCCCTCGAGCACGGGGCACCGCTCGCCGCCGTGCTGCATGCGCAGGCGGGAGACGCACGGGAAGACGCGAAGCGAACGCTCATCGAACAGGCAGGGCGCAAGGAGATCCTGATGCTGCTGCCGCTCGTCTTCCTCATCCTCCCGCTGTCGGTGCTGTTCGCCGTCTACCCGGGACTCTTCATCCTCCGACTCGGTATCGGCTGA